One region of Sulfuriroseicoccus oceanibius genomic DNA includes:
- a CDS encoding OmpA family protein translates to MNARTLLAAAVALAIIPLTSCQQTRTDDFAADPNFDSSAYEDFANVTPLPQRDSSISFYGPGSERLDKSMFGPVYFDYDSYAIKPTEGAKLEQMATRLRSNRKRLIIAGHTDASGTSEYNRALGERRAQAVRSTLLAMGVASNRMQTVSFGEDAPAQPGNASANRRAEFGAYD, encoded by the coding sequence ATGAACGCACGCACCCTCCTCGCCGCCGCAGTCGCACTGGCTATCATTCCACTCACATCGTGCCAGCAAACCCGCACCGATGACTTCGCTGCGGATCCTAACTTCGACAGCTCGGCCTACGAGGACTTTGCCAATGTCACGCCGCTACCGCAGCGCGACAGCTCGATTTCGTTTTACGGTCCCGGCAGCGAACGCTTGGACAAGAGCATGTTTGGCCCGGTCTACTTCGACTACGACAGCTACGCCATCAAACCGACCGAGGGGGCGAAACTCGAGCAGATGGCCACACGTCTCCGCTCGAACCGCAAGCGCTTGATCATCGCCGGCCACACCGATGCCTCGGGCACTTCTGAATACAACCGCGCACTCGGCGAACGCCGCGCCCAAGCAGTCCGCTCGACCCTGCTTGCCATGGGCGTCGCCTCCAACCGCATGCAAACCGTCAGCTTCGGAGAAGACGCCCCCGCCCAACCAGGCAACGCCAGCGCCAACCGCCGCGCCGAGTTCGGGGCGTACGATTAA
- the trpD gene encoding anthranilate phosphoribosyltransferase — MNILTSAVDSLRVGQDLPVDLVTLCADALIAQDTADADRLAFLEALAAKGESTAEIEAFVRAFLRHAVDPQVDASDFEEPLFDIVGTGGDKLNLFNVSSTAMFILAGAGVVPVKHANRAVTSKSGGADLLDALGVKIDLAPSQFAEALKQAKIGFLFAPVYHPAFAAVVPVRKELAARGVRTVFNLLGPHLNPVKPDHQLIGVYDAAMVDQFAEIMKALGRKSGWVVHGTTGEGQGMDEVSILGETQVARVVSGQPITRSVLAAAEVGGVDADGLEQLVGGTARENAQITKAILSGDERGAPRRMAVANAAAGLCAAGVCESMEQALDRANESLDSGKAVQRLKALIDATNA; from the coding sequence ATGAATATTCTCACCTCTGCTGTCGATTCCCTGCGTGTTGGTCAGGATTTGCCCGTGGATCTCGTCACCCTGTGTGCAGATGCGTTGATCGCCCAAGACACTGCGGATGCCGATCGCCTGGCATTTCTTGAAGCCCTGGCGGCAAAGGGAGAATCCACCGCCGAGATTGAAGCTTTCGTGCGCGCGTTCTTGCGTCATGCGGTCGATCCGCAGGTGGACGCTTCGGATTTTGAGGAGCCGCTTTTCGATATTGTCGGAACCGGAGGGGACAAGCTGAACCTTTTTAATGTCTCGAGCACTGCCATGTTCATCCTCGCAGGTGCCGGCGTGGTTCCGGTCAAGCACGCTAACCGTGCGGTGACGTCGAAGTCAGGTGGTGCTGATTTGTTGGATGCTCTGGGGGTGAAGATCGACCTGGCTCCGTCGCAGTTTGCCGAGGCACTCAAGCAGGCCAAAATTGGCTTCTTGTTCGCGCCAGTCTATCATCCTGCGTTTGCCGCAGTGGTACCTGTCCGCAAGGAGTTGGCGGCCCGCGGTGTGCGCACGGTCTTTAATTTGCTCGGGCCACACTTGAATCCCGTGAAGCCGGATCACCAGCTTATCGGCGTTTACGATGCTGCGATGGTCGATCAGTTCGCTGAGATCATGAAGGCACTCGGCCGCAAGTCGGGCTGGGTGGTGCATGGCACGACCGGAGAGGGCCAAGGTATGGACGAGGTGTCAATTCTGGGAGAAACTCAAGTTGCCCGCGTGGTGTCAGGGCAGCCAATCACCCGGTCGGTGCTGGCCGCCGCCGAGGTGGGGGGCGTGGATGCCGATGGCCTCGAACAGTTGGTAGGTGGAACCGCGCGAGAGAACGCACAGATCACCAAAGCAATTTTGTCGGGTGACGAACGCGGTGCACCACGACGCATGGCGGTGGCCAATGCTGCGGCAGGCCTTTGTGCTGCCGGCGTTTGTGAATCGATGGAGCAAGCGCTCGATCGGGCCAATGAATCGCTCGATAGCGGAAAAGCCGTCCAGCGCCTCAAGGCACTCATCGATGCGACCAATGCTTAG
- a CDS encoding YqgE/AlgH family protein, with protein MTEKSPLEGQLLVATPVLRDPHFFHSVIYLSDHDDDGAHGLVLNMPVESSVRELLRGQEFDALSDVPVYRGGPVNQDKLTFAKLDWDNSKQSFTFENHLSSTAATEAFQKGEDVRAFVGYSGWTAGQLENELEENAWVTHPPIAAVSFTDATPQLWSTVLRSMGPFYELLTTTPRRPELN; from the coding sequence TTGACCGAAAAATCACCACTCGAAGGACAACTGCTCGTGGCCACTCCCGTCCTGCGTGACCCTCATTTTTTCCACAGTGTGATCTATCTGAGCGACCACGACGACGATGGGGCACACGGGTTGGTGCTCAACATGCCGGTTGAATCCTCCGTCAGAGAGCTGCTGCGCGGCCAGGAATTCGACGCACTCAGCGACGTCCCCGTCTACCGAGGCGGCCCGGTCAACCAGGACAAACTCACCTTCGCCAAGCTCGACTGGGACAACAGCAAACAGAGCTTCACTTTCGAGAACCACCTGTCCTCGACCGCTGCCACGGAAGCCTTCCAGAAGGGCGAAGACGTGCGCGCATTCGTGGGTTATTCCGGCTGGACCGCCGGCCAGCTGGAAAACGAACTTGAGGAGAACGCGTGGGTAACCCACCCGCCGATCGCTGCAGTTTCGTTCACCGATGCCACCCCGCAGTTGTGGTCAACCGTTCTGCGCTCGATGGGGCCATTCTACGAACTACTGACCACCACGCCGCGCCGCCCCGAGCTCAACTAA
- the tdh gene encoding L-threonine 3-dehydrogenase, translating into MKALVKKEAAEGLWLEDVPMPEVGPMDVLIKINKTSICGTDVHIWKWDQWAQKTIPVGMTVGHEFCGEVAEVGAGVTDVKVGDIVSGEGHIVCGRCRNCLAGRRHLCPNTKGVGVNRTGAFAEYLSIPATNVYKIPEGIDPDIVSLFDPLGNAVHTALSWDLVAEDVLITGAGPIGCMAAAVCRQAGAHNVVVTDVNPYRLELAKKLGATRVVNVAEEKLDDVMKELGMREGFDVGLEMSGHPSGLNDLLEYSSNGAKISLLGIFPEKVAIDWDKVIFKGLELKGIYGREMYETWYKMSSMVLSGLNVQDVITHRFHYTDFKKGFDAMLSGQSGKVVLDWTEQK; encoded by the coding sequence ATGAAAGCTCTGGTTAAAAAAGAGGCGGCCGAAGGCCTCTGGCTCGAAGACGTCCCAATGCCCGAAGTCGGGCCAATGGACGTGCTGATTAAGATCAACAAAACCTCTATCTGTGGTACCGACGTCCACATCTGGAAATGGGACCAGTGGGCTCAGAAAACCATCCCCGTCGGCATGACCGTCGGACACGAGTTCTGCGGTGAAGTCGCAGAGGTCGGAGCCGGCGTGACCGACGTCAAAGTGGGCGACATCGTCTCCGGAGAAGGGCACATCGTTTGCGGCCGCTGCCGTAACTGCCTCGCTGGTCGCCGTCACCTCTGCCCGAACACCAAGGGCGTCGGCGTGAACCGTACCGGCGCATTCGCCGAGTACCTTTCGATTCCTGCTACCAACGTTTACAAGATCCCTGAAGGCATCGACCCGGATATCGTGTCGCTTTTCGACCCACTCGGGAATGCCGTGCACACCGCACTCAGCTGGGATCTCGTTGCTGAAGACGTGCTGATCACCGGAGCCGGCCCGATCGGCTGCATGGCTGCTGCCGTCTGCCGCCAGGCTGGTGCGCACAACGTGGTGGTTACCGACGTGAACCCATACCGCCTCGAGTTGGCCAAGAAGTTGGGCGCCACCCGAGTGGTCAACGTGGCCGAGGAGAAGCTCGACGACGTGATGAAAGAGCTCGGCATGCGCGAAGGCTTCGATGTGGGCTTGGAAATGTCCGGTCACCCAAGCGGTCTCAATGACTTGCTTGAGTACTCGTCCAACGGTGCCAAGATCTCGTTGCTCGGAATCTTCCCGGAAAAAGTGGCGATCGATTGGGACAAGGTGATCTTCAAGGGCCTTGAACTCAAGGGGATCTACGGACGCGAAATGTACGAGACCTGGTACAAAATGAGCTCGATGGTGCTCAGCGGCCTCAACGTGCAGGACGTGATCACGCATCGCTTCCACTACACCGACTTCAAGAAGGGCTTCGATGCGATGCTTTCCGGCCAGTCCGGCAAGGTTGTGCTCGACTGGACCGAGCAGAAGTAA
- a CDS encoding 5-formyltetrahydrofolate cyclo-ligase, whose product MNEKMAHPTDIRNSKALLRREIKSRLAGTTDAELERQDGEIACQIVGILNTAQTAQTVLMFSPIRFEPQIASAFDHCLNGGHQLVLPRITDAASGAMNLLRVDALDTMVNGPFGITEPDPDFCPPVDAGSIDLAFIPGWAFNPQSGARLGKGGGFYDRLLANPNFRARTIGVAYSDQLVPDLPIEAHDHPMDAVLSPEGLVEVEK is encoded by the coding sequence ATGAACGAAAAAATGGCGCACCCCACCGACATCCGCAACTCCAAGGCCCTCCTCCGCCGGGAAATTAAGTCGCGCCTGGCCGGCACCACCGATGCCGAACTGGAGCGCCAGGACGGTGAGATCGCATGCCAGATTGTTGGAATCCTGAACACAGCCCAGACGGCCCAGACCGTTTTAATGTTCTCGCCCATCCGTTTCGAGCCTCAGATCGCATCGGCTTTCGATCATTGCCTCAACGGAGGCCACCAGCTTGTCCTCCCGCGCATCACCGACGCCGCATCCGGCGCCATGAACCTCCTGCGGGTCGATGCACTCGACACCATGGTCAACGGCCCATTCGGCATCACCGAACCAGACCCCGACTTTTGCCCACCAGTCGACGCGGGATCCATCGACCTCGCCTTCATCCCGGGCTGGGCATTCAACCCACAGTCCGGCGCACGCCTCGGCAAGGGCGGCGGCTTCTACGATCGCCTGCTCGCCAACCCAAACTTCCGCGCCCGCACCATCGGTGTCGCCTACTCCGACCAACTCGTCCCCGACCTCCCCATCGAAGCCCACGACCACCCAATGGATGCGGTGCTGTCACCGGAGGGTTTAGTTGAGGTTGAGAAGTAG
- a CDS encoding ApaG domain, which translates to MAAIREIDFVKVEVRDVVFMPSLEAPLDQPYPFVYIIAIRNEGEEAVTFLGRKWVVTSESGERTVVEGDGIIGQKPRISPEEVFSYNSYHTVAANSIASGAYFGRLDNGEPVCVRIPEFKMNVPG; encoded by the coding sequence GTGGCTGCTATCCGTGAAATCGATTTTGTAAAAGTGGAGGTGCGCGACGTCGTGTTCATGCCGTCGTTGGAGGCCCCCCTCGATCAGCCCTATCCATTCGTGTACATCATCGCTATCCGCAACGAAGGAGAGGAGGCGGTGACATTTCTTGGTAGAAAATGGGTGGTCACCTCGGAGAGCGGTGAGCGGACCGTGGTCGAGGGCGATGGGATCATTGGCCAAAAGCCGCGCATCTCCCCCGAGGAGGTCTTTTCCTACAATTCCTACCACACGGTTGCTGCCAACAGCATTGCCAGCGGCGCTTATTTCGGCAGGCTGGACAACGGCGAACCGGTCTGCGTCCGCATTCCCGAGTTCAAAATGAACGTGCCAGGTTAG